The following are encoded together in the Bradymonas sediminis genome:
- the rimP gene encoding ribosome maturation factor RimP, protein MAKRRRRKQASSQDGSADISAQAGEVYAPQAVANIREWAAEAAAANGVALYDVEMVVHGRWTIRVYIDRPGPLNPEESVKAGECQKVSRYLEAYLDAASDLPDNYVLEVSSPGIERLLKTPEHLEMVVGHRVQLVVRTQVEGKNKFSGELMAYQDGVLSVLLDEGPNEPVDIQWADVKEARLKYDFDF, encoded by the coding sequence GTGGCAAAGCGGCGTCGAAGAAAGCAAGCATCGTCTCAGGATGGCTCGGCAGATATTTCTGCTCAGGCCGGCGAGGTCTATGCACCGCAGGCGGTTGCCAATATTCGGGAGTGGGCGGCGGAAGCTGCCGCTGCCAACGGCGTCGCCTTATATGACGTTGAGATGGTGGTTCATGGCCGCTGGACGATTCGTGTTTATATCGATCGCCCCGGTCCTCTTAACCCCGAAGAAAGCGTTAAAGCGGGTGAATGCCAGAAGGTGAGTCGGTATCTCGAAGCCTATTTGGATGCCGCCTCTGATTTGCCCGACAATTATGTGTTGGAAGTGTCCAGCCCGGGCATTGAGCGCCTGCTGAAGACGCCCGAGCACCTCGAGATGGTGGTTGGGCATCGCGTGCAGCTGGTTGTGCGCACGCAGGTAGAAGGGAAGAACAAGTTTTCTGGCGAGTTGATGGCCTATCAGGATGGTGTGTTAAGCGTCCTCCTGGATGAGGGGCCCAATGAGCCTGTCGATATTCAATGGGCTGATGTGAAAGAAGCCCGTCTCAAATACGATTTCGATTTTTAG
- the rbfA gene encoding 30S ribosome-binding factor RbfA, translating to MAHSKRGYKRSTRVAQQLHEVIAMLLLSDVDDPRVQKVQVISVEVSPDLTNAKIFYVMLDQREADPKTQAGLERIEGYLKHEIGKQLDLRYMPHLTFIYDESVERGRHMDELLSNLDIPEEDV from the coding sequence ATGGCACACTCCAAACGTGGCTATAAGCGCAGCACCCGCGTCGCTCAGCAATTGCACGAAGTTATTGCAATGCTCTTGCTGAGCGACGTGGATGACCCGCGCGTACAGAAGGTCCAGGTCATCTCGGTCGAAGTCAGCCCGGATTTAACCAACGCCAAGATCTTTTATGTGATGCTCGACCAGCGCGAAGCGGACCCGAAAACACAAGCGGGTCTCGAGCGCATCGAAGGGTATCTCAAACATGAGATCGGCAAGCAGTTGGACCTGCGCTATATGCCGCATTTGACGTTCATCTACGATGAGTCGGTCGAACGCGGGCGGCATATGGATGAATTGCTTTCGAATCTGGACATCCCCGAAGAAGACGTGTAA
- a CDS encoding carbon-nitrogen hydrolase family protein, with the protein MKTSLIQLCSTRDVAHNLKRCDELADQAIADGADWILFPENAPFLGPDKEKFTIAEPIDGPIVGHFREIARRGQCWVSLGSFAEKIASERGGAPERTYNTQLLIAPSGETVAVYRKIHLFDVHVEGGQSFLESGSVAPGDQVVSAAIAPDGTSAPAQRVGLTICYDLRFPELYRALSAQGATVLTAPAAFTLQTGRDHWHPLLQARAIENQAYILAPNQFGNHFGQRWSYGHSAIYDPWGRMIACAPDTECVVSATLDFEYLNDVRQRMPCLSHRRLGGPNTSTFK; encoded by the coding sequence ATGAAGACGTCTCTTATTCAACTCTGCTCGACGCGCGATGTCGCCCACAACCTGAAGCGTTGTGACGAATTGGCGGACCAGGCCATTGCCGACGGCGCCGATTGGATCCTCTTTCCCGAGAACGCGCCCTTCCTTGGGCCCGACAAAGAGAAGTTCACCATCGCCGAGCCCATCGATGGGCCCATCGTGGGTCACTTTCGCGAGATCGCGCGCCGCGGCCAATGCTGGGTGTCGCTGGGGAGCTTCGCCGAGAAGATCGCCTCCGAGCGGGGAGGTGCCCCCGAGCGAACCTATAATACCCAACTGCTCATCGCCCCCAGCGGCGAGACCGTCGCCGTCTACCGTAAGATCCATCTGTTCGATGTACACGTTGAGGGTGGCCAGAGCTTTTTAGAGTCCGGGTCGGTCGCCCCCGGCGACCAGGTCGTGAGCGCCGCGATCGCCCCCGACGGGACATCCGCCCCGGCCCAACGCGTCGGGTTGACCATTTGCTATGACCTGCGTTTTCCGGAATTATACCGCGCATTATCGGCCCAGGGCGCCACGGTTTTAACCGCGCCGGCAGCCTTCACCCTGCAAACCGGTCGCGACCACTGGCACCCGCTCTTGCAGGCGCGCGCCATCGAGAACCAGGCCTATATCCTGGCCCCGAACCAATTCGGCAACCACTTCGGCCAGCGCTGGTCGTATGGGCACTCGGCCATCTACGACCCCTGGGGGCGCATGATCGCCTGTGCGCCCGATACCGAATGCGTGGTCAGCGCGACCCTTGACTTCGAGTATCTCAACGACGTACGCCAGCGCATGCCGTGCCTAAGCCACCGACGCCTGGGTGGGCCGAACACGTCCACCTTCAAATAA
- the nusA gene encoding transcription termination factor NusA, with translation MDLNTVIEQVGRDKGIDRETLIETLEAAILTAARRTYGPQREIEAQFNEDSGEVELFQIVTVNDSVDNPFREVSTEEIEKAGFSAEAGDELLFQIFYRDDDKERARSQDARFGELLKLESSKSTFGRIAAQTAKQVIIQRVREAERDIIFNEYKDRVGDMVTGIVRRFEKGNIIVDLGRADAILPRREQTPRESYRPGDRVQAMIKELQRSSRSPQVVLTRADPQLIINLFGHEVPEIYEGIVRIVAVAREPGVRTKVAVYSRDSDVDPVGACVGMRGSRVQAVVQELHGEKIDIVPYVEDSARFVTNAISPAEVSKVLIDEHNMTMELIVPDDQLSLAIGRGGQNVRLAAQLTGWNLDIISETRLKSLMKEARESLLEFDGIDEDMVSSLFTLGYNKLEYLAQANIEELAQIPGINSEQAEIIIDAADEILARPAPGSPEAMTPEDYERQALEEIRGVGPKVAAKLYEAGYLKIESIAFARDTEAMAKAVGIPAKKGRQLWYAARELVQAKQGIETEEALELYGLEYASAKANAAAAAVMAKEAATVEAAAAEAATPKEDAAEEQDDAAGEEE, from the coding sequence ATGGATCTGAACACCGTCATAGAACAGGTCGGCAGAGACAAGGGGATTGACCGCGAGACCCTCATCGAGACCCTCGAGGCCGCGATTTTGACTGCTGCACGCCGTACCTACGGCCCGCAGCGCGAGATCGAGGCGCAGTTTAACGAGGACTCCGGCGAAGTTGAGCTATTCCAGATTGTCACTGTGAACGATAGCGTCGATAACCCGTTCCGCGAGGTATCAACCGAGGAGATCGAGAAGGCTGGATTCAGCGCCGAAGCCGGCGACGAATTGCTCTTCCAGATCTTCTATCGCGATGACGATAAGGAGCGCGCCCGCAGTCAGGACGCGCGCTTCGGGGAATTGCTTAAGCTCGAATCCTCGAAGTCGACCTTTGGTCGCATCGCCGCGCAGACCGCCAAGCAGGTTATTATCCAGCGGGTGCGCGAGGCCGAGCGCGATATTATCTTCAACGAGTATAAGGACCGCGTCGGGGATATGGTCACCGGCATCGTTCGACGCTTCGAGAAGGGCAATATCATTGTGGACCTGGGCCGCGCCGACGCGATTTTGCCGCGCCGCGAGCAGACCCCGCGCGAGAGTTATCGCCCGGGCGACCGCGTTCAGGCGATGATCAAAGAGCTTCAGCGCTCGAGTCGTAGCCCGCAGGTTGTCCTGACGCGCGCTGACCCGCAGTTGATCATCAACCTCTTTGGCCACGAAGTCCCCGAGATCTACGAGGGCATCGTTCGTATCGTCGCCGTCGCGCGTGAGCCGGGTGTTCGCACCAAGGTCGCCGTGTATAGCCGTGATAGCGATGTCGATCCGGTCGGCGCATGCGTCGGTATGCGTGGGTCGCGGGTTCAGGCGGTCGTGCAGGAGTTGCACGGCGAGAAGATCGATATCGTGCCTTACGTCGAAGACTCGGCACGATTCGTCACCAACGCCATCAGCCCGGCTGAGGTCAGCAAGGTGCTCATCGATGAGCATAATATGACCATGGAGCTGATTGTTCCGGACGACCAGCTTAGCCTGGCGATCGGTCGTGGTGGGCAGAATGTCCGCCTCGCCGCCCAACTTACGGGTTGGAACCTCGACATCATCAGTGAGACTCGCCTTAAGAGCTTGATGAAAGAGGCGCGCGAGAGCTTGCTTGAGTTCGACGGTATCGACGAAGATATGGTCAGCTCGCTGTTCACGCTTGGCTATAATAAGCTCGAGTATTTGGCGCAGGCCAATATCGAAGAGCTCGCGCAGATCCCCGGAATCAACTCCGAGCAGGCCGAGATTATTATCGACGCCGCCGACGAGATTCTGGCACGTCCCGCTCCGGGTTCTCCCGAGGCGATGACGCCCGAAGACTACGAGCGCCAGGCGCTTGAAGAAATTCGCGGGGTCGGTCCGAAGGTCGCGGCCAAATTGTATGAGGCTGGGTACCTGAAGATTGAGAGTATCGCGTTCGCAAGAGACACCGAGGCGATGGCCAAAGCGGTGGGGATTCCCGCCAAAAAAGGTCGTCAACTCTGGTACGCTGCCCGCGAATTGGTCCAGGCCAAGCAAGGCATCGAAACCGAAGAAGCGCTTGAGCTTTACGGTCTCGAGTACGCCAGCGCGAAGGCAAACGCAGCCGCCGCGGCCGTCATGGCCAAGGAAGCTGCGACCGTGGAGGCCGCTGCTGCCGAAGCCGCGACCCCGAAAGAGGACGCCGCCGAGGAGCAGGACGACGCGGCTGGCGAAGAAGAATAA
- a CDS encoding DHH family phosphoesterase gives MTSSTRVDAPSEIVPTSSHLDDAIKRFLSQVAQNQRFLVVAHTSPDGDAIGSSVAMTLFLEAMGKDVVLYNRDPVPYNFGFLEGADRLVQELPQGPIDVAVILDCAEAARVGDDFAAWLGERQGAASAPIKVAVVDHHKTWNSEFADVYVRDVRAAAAGELVWRIATAAGVAMSIGLAEALYCCLMTDTGSFRYSNTSRTTFRIAGELIEAGVEPWKMTSEIYESQPRERLTLLAMVLDTLEFSGCGRLAFLRVEDKMFAAAGTDTDLTDGFINYARAIRGVEVATQIREAADGAWRISFRSRGKVDVSALAAKFGGGGHYNAAGCTIVGTSDEIVEKLSQALVDLLDTP, from the coding sequence ATGACTTCGTCTACGCGCGTTGACGCGCCCTCCGAAATCGTCCCGACATCCTCCCATTTAGATGACGCGATTAAGCGCTTTTTGAGCCAGGTGGCTCAAAATCAGCGCTTTCTTGTTGTCGCCCATACCTCGCCGGACGGTGATGCCATCGGCTCAAGCGTGGCGATGACGCTTTTCTTGGAGGCGATGGGCAAGGATGTCGTCCTGTATAACCGTGACCCGGTCCCGTATAACTTCGGTTTTTTGGAAGGGGCGGACCGCCTCGTCCAGGAGCTTCCGCAGGGTCCGATCGACGTGGCGGTGATCCTCGATTGCGCCGAAGCCGCGCGGGTCGGAGATGACTTCGCCGCCTGGCTCGGCGAGCGCCAGGGCGCCGCAAGCGCGCCGATTAAGGTTGCGGTCGTTGACCATCACAAAACCTGGAATTCCGAGTTTGCCGATGTCTATGTCCGCGACGTGAGGGCGGCCGCGGCCGGTGAGTTGGTCTGGCGTATTGCCACCGCGGCGGGCGTCGCGATGAGCATCGGCCTGGCTGAAGCCCTCTATTGCTGCTTGATGACCGACACGGGGAGTTTTCGCTATTCGAATACCTCGCGCACGACCTTTCGGATCGCCGGCGAACTCATTGAAGCGGGCGTCGAGCCGTGGAAAATGACCTCCGAGATCTACGAGAGCCAACCGCGCGAGCGGCTCACGCTGCTCGCCATGGTGCTCGACACGCTTGAGTTCTCGGGTTGCGGGCGGCTGGCGTTTTTGCGGGTCGAGGACAAGATGTTCGCCGCGGCGGGCACCGACACCGATCTTACCGACGGGTTTATCAATTACGCGCGCGCCATCCGCGGGGTCGAAGTGGCCACACAGATCCGTGAGGCCGCCGACGGGGCGTGGCGCATCTCGTTTCGCTCGCGCGGAAAGGTCGACGTGTCGGCGCTGGCGGCGAAGTTCGGCGGCGGCGGCCATTATAACGCCGCGGGCTGCACGATCGTTGGGACCAGCGATGAGATCGTCGAGAAGTTGAGCCAGGCGCTCGTCGACTTATTGGACACTCCCTGA
- a CDS encoding saccharopine dehydrogenase family protein, translating to MTTQPRIAVYGATGFTGKLVVRELASRVDSFIIAGRTQSKLDVLAAEVRASHDVVVQTRQASVDYAASLDTMLDGVDVLINCAGPFCDVGLPVVAAALRNEVHYFDTTGEQSFMRQVQQDFGARARERGVVLAPATAYEYAVGGFAARLAVRAGADRLGICYAQRNSGMSHGTKKSVLRAITNPGLTFIDGKLSKCRMGYRVFDVPRPGRPGVSALWIPGGESLQVPLFAEHITQVETCVATGARVGRALQRGLGLFVPALGFARPILDRLIDRSDGDPHRDKAAPMKSSERSSAEDKMTVGDHQPEFRVTAFDPDDGSFFVAIAGGDPYLTTARIIVEAARRVIAAPPKQGGFTSAAALFDARDFLEAVELEIIE from the coding sequence ATGACGACGCAACCAAGAATAGCAGTGTATGGTGCGACCGGTTTTACCGGGAAATTAGTCGTGCGTGAGTTGGCCAGCCGGGTCGATTCATTCATTATCGCCGGGCGCACGCAGTCCAAACTCGACGTGCTCGCCGCGGAGGTCCGCGCCAGCCACGACGTGGTGGTACAGACGCGGCAGGCCTCGGTGGACTACGCCGCCTCGCTCGACACCATGCTCGACGGCGTGGACGTGCTTATCAATTGCGCCGGGCCGTTTTGCGACGTGGGCCTGCCGGTTGTGGCTGCGGCGCTGCGAAACGAAGTGCATTATTTCGACACCACCGGGGAGCAGTCGTTTATGCGACAGGTCCAGCAGGATTTCGGCGCTCGGGCGCGCGAGCGCGGGGTGGTGCTCGCCCCGGCCACGGCCTACGAGTACGCGGTGGGTGGCTTTGCCGCGCGCCTGGCGGTGCGCGCGGGCGCCGATCGCCTGGGAATCTGCTACGCGCAGCGAAATTCTGGCATGTCGCATGGCACCAAAAAGTCGGTGTTGCGCGCGATCACCAATCCGGGCTTGACCTTCATTGATGGGAAGTTGTCCAAGTGTCGCATGGGCTACCGTGTCTTCGACGTGCCGCGTCCCGGGCGCCCGGGGGTGAGCGCGCTGTGGATCCCGGGAGGCGAGTCGCTGCAAGTGCCGCTCTTTGCCGAGCATATCACCCAGGTGGAGACCTGCGTGGCGACCGGCGCCCGGGTGGGTCGGGCGCTCCAGCGTGGGCTCGGTCTGTTCGTGCCGGCGCTTGGCTTCGCGCGACCGATTCTGGACCGCCTCATCGATCGCAGCGACGGCGATCCGCACCGAGATAAGGCCGCGCCGATGAAGTCGAGTGAGCGGAGCTCGGCGGAAGATAAGATGACGGTGGGGGACCATCAGCCCGAGTTTCGCGTGACCGCTTTTGATCCCGATGACGGGAGTTTTTTCGTCGCGATCGCCGGCGGCGACCCGTACCTGACGACCGCACGGATCATCGTCGAGGCCGCCCGGCGCGTCATCGCCGCGCCCCCGAAGCAGGGCGGGTTCACCTCGGCCGCGGCGCTCTTCGATGCCCGGGATTTCTTGGAGGCCGTGGAGCTCGAGATCATCGAATAG
- the infB gene encoding translation initiation factor IF-2 — MPSQRVYEVAKELGLDRQVLVTKINELSLGFTANNYMTKLSPEEISQLKAALGSSDKGEAKVAKKPKKAAESKPTASEETEQPGIVTRTRVRRKSDEAESDADAKADEASGDVIAPTVRRRRKKVVVGEAAEGEASAEISTKPVAKEAEVQEEVVEAEVEEAPVADEVESTPVVEEPVEAADEPAEEEAAPVEVKEATETKAVDEAPAEVEAAKSEVAEEAPVAEKAAEATDAVAEKAEAPAKAEAPAAAAEKATPATNEKTPESDKKPVAAAAPRRRRKRKEGGGGARILGQIDTNVVKDRLSAEGKDFTPGPSKSTKGRGRSSAGSRGRSRKRVVEGSDLYGKKRGRRNKRKSRGRKAPQKTQITEAAEHKRVIRIEDVISVGDLAHQMGIKAGEVAMKLLESGMMATVNTMLDYETAVLVADEFGYTVENVAFDISNFYDTSEDAPELLKSRAPVVTVMGHVDHGKTSLLDAIRNANVIGGEAGGITQHIGAYKVRTGDGSEMTFLDTPGHEAFTQLRQRGAKATDIVVLVIAADDGVMPQTVEAINHSRDAGVPIIVAINKVDKDTANPGRIKQALTEYSLIPEEWGGTTLFAEVSAKQGIGVAELLEMIALQAEIEELKANPDRDAQGVIIEAELDVGRGPVATMLVQRGTLRQGDIVVSGQYYGRVRTMYDDQGKTTKEAGPSTPVEITGLGGIPEAGEPFFSVPDEKDAKRITDNVSAQRRKEAMAQRARATTGSLEDISKMIEEGEVKELNVILKGDVQGSVEAVRDAFLKLGNKEVRVNVIRFGVGGITENDVQLAASAESGCVIVGFNVRPDSRAAAVAEANHVKILTHSIIYDAINQINKILESLLSPIIEEKVTGHAEVRDLFTTPRSGMVAGCMVTDGVLRRNAHVRVLRGGKTVHESTISSLRRFRDDVNEVKKDFECGVSVEGYNDFELGDIIEGFEYIEVAATL; from the coding sequence ATGCCGAGTCAAAGAGTATACGAAGTCGCCAAAGAGTTGGGTCTGGATCGCCAGGTATTGGTCACCAAGATCAATGAACTGTCGCTAGGTTTCACGGCGAATAATTATATGACCAAGTTGAGTCCTGAAGAGATCTCCCAGCTGAAAGCAGCTCTGGGGAGCTCCGACAAGGGCGAGGCGAAGGTTGCCAAGAAGCCTAAGAAGGCGGCTGAGTCCAAGCCGACTGCGTCGGAAGAAACCGAGCAGCCCGGGATTGTGACCCGCACTCGTGTTCGGCGCAAATCCGATGAAGCTGAGAGCGACGCGGACGCCAAGGCCGATGAAGCCTCGGGCGACGTGATTGCGCCGACGGTTCGTCGCCGCCGCAAGAAAGTTGTGGTGGGCGAAGCTGCCGAGGGCGAGGCGAGCGCCGAGATTTCGACCAAGCCGGTGGCCAAAGAGGCCGAGGTGCAGGAAGAAGTCGTCGAGGCCGAGGTCGAGGAGGCGCCGGTCGCCGATGAAGTTGAGTCGACGCCCGTTGTCGAGGAGCCCGTCGAAGCCGCTGACGAGCCGGCCGAAGAAGAGGCCGCACCGGTCGAGGTTAAGGAAGCGACGGAGACGAAAGCCGTCGACGAAGCTCCGGCCGAGGTCGAGGCTGCCAAGTCCGAAGTCGCTGAGGAAGCTCCGGTCGCCGAGAAGGCTGCCGAGGCAACCGACGCCGTGGCCGAAAAAGCTGAGGCGCCCGCGAAAGCTGAGGCACCCGCGGCAGCCGCTGAGAAAGCGACACCCGCGACCAACGAGAAGACGCCCGAGTCCGACAAGAAGCCTGTCGCTGCAGCGGCGCCTCGTCGTCGACGCAAGCGTAAAGAAGGCGGCGGTGGCGCACGAATTCTGGGTCAGATTGACACCAATGTCGTCAAAGACCGTCTGTCGGCCGAGGGCAAAGACTTTACTCCTGGTCCGTCGAAGTCCACGAAGGGACGCGGTCGCAGCAGCGCCGGAAGCCGCGGTCGTTCGCGCAAGCGCGTCGTCGAGGGCAGCGATCTTTATGGCAAAAAACGCGGCCGTCGCAACAAGCGCAAGAGCCGTGGGCGTAAAGCTCCGCAGAAGACGCAGATTACCGAGGCCGCCGAGCATAAGCGCGTCATCCGCATCGAAGACGTTATTTCGGTCGGTGACCTTGCCCATCAGATGGGTATTAAGGCCGGTGAAGTCGCAATGAAATTGCTCGAATCGGGCATGATGGCGACCGTGAACACGATGCTCGACTACGAGACCGCGGTGCTGGTCGCCGACGAGTTCGGATATACCGTCGAGAACGTCGCGTTCGATATCTCGAACTTCTACGATACTTCCGAAGACGCCCCCGAGTTGCTGAAGTCGCGCGCTCCGGTCGTCACGGTCATGGGTCACGTTGACCATGGTAAAACCTCGCTGCTCGACGCGATTCGCAACGCGAACGTCATCGGCGGAGAGGCAGGCGGAATCACGCAGCATATCGGCGCCTATAAAGTGCGCACCGGTGACGGCAGCGAGATGACCTTCCTGGATACCCCGGGTCATGAGGCGTTCACCCAGCTGCGCCAGCGTGGTGCAAAAGCCACCGATATTGTGGTCCTGGTTATCGCAGCCGACGACGGCGTCATGCCGCAGACGGTCGAGGCCATCAACCACTCCCGCGATGCTGGAGTTCCGATTATCGTCGCCATTAACAAGGTCGATAAGGACACCGCCAACCCGGGTCGTATTAAGCAGGCGTTGACCGAATACTCGCTTATCCCCGAGGAATGGGGCGGCACGACGCTCTTCGCCGAAGTCAGCGCGAAGCAGGGAATCGGCGTGGCTGAATTGCTCGAGATGATCGCGCTTCAGGCCGAGATCGAAGAGCTCAAGGCCAACCCCGACCGCGACGCGCAGGGCGTTATCATCGAGGCAGAGCTCGACGTTGGACGTGGACCCGTGGCCACCATGTTGGTGCAGCGCGGTACGCTTCGACAGGGCGATATCGTGGTCAGTGGTCAGTATTATGGCCGCGTGCGAACGATGTATGATGACCAGGGCAAGACCACCAAGGAAGCTGGACCCAGCACGCCGGTTGAGATCACCGGTCTTGGCGGAATCCCGGAAGCCGGCGAGCCTTTCTTCTCGGTCCCCGATGAGAAAGACGCCAAGCGCATCACCGATAACGTGTCCGCGCAGCGCCGCAAAGAAGCCATGGCGCAGCGTGCTCGCGCCACCACCGGCAGCCTCGAAGACATCTCGAAGATGATCGAAGAGGGCGAAGTCAAAGAGCTCAACGTCATCCTCAAGGGCGACGTCCAGGGCTCGGTGGAAGCGGTTCGCGACGCCTTCCTGAAGTTGGGTAACAAAGAAGTTCGGGTCAACGTGATTCGATTTGGTGTCGGCGGTATTACCGAGAACGACGTCCAACTCGCGGCCTCCGCAGAGTCCGGTTGCGTCATCGTCGGCTTCAATGTGCGCCCTGATTCGCGCGCCGCAGCCGTCGCCGAGGCGAATCACGTCAAGATTCTTACCCACAGCATCATCTACGACGCGATTAACCAGATTAATAAGATTCTGGAGAGCTTGCTGTCGCCGATTATCGAGGAGAAGGTCACCGGGCACGCGGAAGTTCGCGACCTGTTCACCACCCCTCGCTCCGGCATGGTCGCCGGTTGTATGGTCACCGACGGTGTCCTGCGTCGCAACGCGCATGTCCGTGTGTTGCGCGGTGGAAAAACCGTACACGAGTCCACGATCTCCTCGCTGCGTCGCTTCCGCGATGACGTTAATGAGGTCAAGAAGGACTTTGAATGTGGTGTCTCCGTCGAAGGTTATAACGATTTCGAACTCGGTGATATCATCGAAGGGTTCGAATATATCGAAGTCGCCGCGACCCTTTAA
- the truB gene encoding tRNA pseudouridine(55) synthase TruB has product MNGLLLIDKPAGISSFDVVRQVRRVGRTRKVGHTGTLDPLATGLLPIVVGSCTKLARFLTLDTKEYDFEMEFGRETTTGDAEGETSKESGWEHVTEDALAQVLGQFRGPIEQVPPIYSAIKINGERAYKLARDGQEVEMKARPVMIESLVLESCSLPRARLHTRCGSGTYVRSLARDIARALDSAAYTTLIRRTRVGDFDLSEATPLAEITPENFAGLLRSPMEMMRGMTTFVADEAQVRAIGYGQQIDAVGLAAEKDAFVAIADAADELVAMAQVKAISDDTGAPRLKPVRVLKPQ; this is encoded by the coding sequence ATGAATGGTCTTTTGCTTATCGATAAACCGGCGGGAATCAGCAGTTTTGACGTGGTGCGCCAGGTGCGGCGCGTCGGCAGGACACGCAAGGTGGGCCACACCGGAACGCTGGATCCGTTGGCGACCGGGCTGCTGCCGATCGTGGTCGGAAGTTGCACGAAGCTGGCGCGATTTTTGACCCTCGACACCAAAGAATACGACTTCGAGATGGAGTTCGGGCGCGAGACGACCACGGGGGACGCCGAGGGTGAGACCTCGAAAGAGTCGGGCTGGGAGCATGTCACCGAGGATGCGCTCGCGCAGGTCTTGGGGCAATTTCGCGGGCCGATCGAGCAGGTGCCGCCGATCTATTCGGCCATCAAGATCAACGGTGAGCGCGCGTATAAGTTGGCGCGCGACGGCCAGGAGGTCGAGATGAAGGCGCGGCCGGTGATGATCGAGTCGCTGGTGCTGGAGTCGTGTTCCCTGCCGCGCGCTCGACTGCATACGCGGTGTGGGTCGGGGACCTATGTGCGCTCCCTGGCGCGCGATATCGCGCGCGCGTTGGACTCGGCGGCTTATACGACGCTCATCCGTCGCACGCGCGTGGGGGATTTTGACCTCAGCGAGGCGACGCCGCTCGCGGAGATTACGCCCGAGAACTTCGCCGGTCTTTTGCGCTCTCCGATGGAGATGATGCGCGGGATGACAACGTTTGTGGCCGATGAAGCCCAGGTGCGCGCGATCGGCTATGGCCAGCAGATTGATGCCGTAGGGCTGGCGGCCGAGAAGGACGCGTTTGTCGCGATCGCTGACGCCGCCGATGAGTTGGTCGCGATGGCCCAGGTAAAGGCGATCTCGGACGACACGGGTGCGCCGCGCCTGAAACCGGTGCGCGTGCTAAAGCCTCAATAA
- a CDS encoding DUF448 domain-containing protein yields MSCREPAQKEDLERFIYHEEGGLIYDLRQKAPGRGAYVHARRECLLGAAQKGGFSRGFKTKVQVDADTLIDDVCIGVYRRLQEGLRVALKSQKLFLGGTAVAEAVKSDQVALLLVARDASESTRHKFSSNAERKGIPVRQTLSGEELGALSGRAFVAVVAVAPSRCLARIRRDIDIKEHLESL; encoded by the coding sequence GTGAGCTGCCGTGAGCCGGCGCAGAAGGAAGACCTCGAGAGGTTTATTTATCACGAGGAAGGTGGCCTGATTTACGATCTTCGTCAAAAGGCTCCCGGGCGTGGTGCGTATGTTCACGCTCGCCGTGAGTGCCTGCTAGGCGCCGCGCAGAAGGGCGGGTTTTCCCGCGGGTTTAAGACCAAAGTACAGGTTGACGCCGATACATTGATTGATGATGTTTGCATCGGTGTCTACCGGCGGCTGCAAGAGGGTTTGCGGGTCGCGCTGAAGTCGCAAAAGTTATTTCTGGGCGGTACGGCTGTTGCAGAGGCCGTTAAGTCGGATCAAGTTGCACTGCTGTTGGTGGCGCGTGATGCCAGCGAAAGCACACGTCACAAATTCAGCAGCAACGCCGAGCGAAAGGGCATTCCGGTGCGCCAGACGCTTAGCGGAGAAGAACTCGGGGCCCTGAGTGGACGCGCCTTCGTGGCGGTAGTCGCTGTAGCCCCATCGCGTTGCCTGGCGAGAATACGCCGGGACATCGACATTAAAGAGCATCTGGAGTCGCTTTGA